One genomic segment of Catalinimonas alkaloidigena includes these proteins:
- a CDS encoding SusC/RagA family TonB-linked outer membrane protein, with translation MYYNVLSVAKFLLFLLLCGVSVIPSLAQQPLASVRSVANTHAQDDKTMSLDQVLEKIKAQHQVTFGYQEDLVAGKTVETQRWKKQELKQALETVLKPHGLEFKQLDEVHFVITPKENKLPKKILPKEVGADDNQHVPNKVSMLTSLDPLSVQEHMRLAQTISGQVTDGESGEPLPGVNILAKGTTKGTITDGGGNYRLTVNDDVKLLVFSSIGYLSEEVEINGRSTINLSLMPDIQSLSEVVVIGYGAQRKKDLTGAVSSVNEEVIQERPATSVVQSLQGAVAGLNVGQVNAAGEEPTLSIRGRTSISGSQDPLIVLDGAIFRGKLIDINPNDIQSIDVLKDASSTAIYGSQAANGVIIITTKKGAGREGLTVNFSMYYSLMEPTKKFIPESPNQLKDRVTSAYFMDSRTAASGYLDPNPDFDVTSTSRTTDIARAYAENIVTDWYGITTNKNLNAQNYDFSIANRNSQGGYYLSAGYTQQDGYMVNEDYNRFNTRINIDHDLTDWLEIGVQSFLTSSDYSGQEVPPSNRYLYMLYAPAYEADGVTLLQNPRGVGTNIYNPLLLMQSEDLDKRLNLFGSAYADFKIPFIQGLSFKSRFNVNSIRNSQYYYQPYANNFLAEGQKYEEIGDNWVNDNILTYNRIFNNKHNINATIAYGREKRRFNATTATASNFISDALGYNRLQAGSADLQSVETFAWEETNLYQLNRLFYGYDDRYLLTFTVRTDGFSGFGEDYKYGTFPSASFAWVLSEESFFKDRFEFIDNLKIRGSYGANGNRTVGRYATLSRVAGGFDYINGDDVPVYTQGNATLANPDLKWETTIGYNIGLDFSLFNAKVSGSINYYNTNTEDLLYDVDIPGITRFETIADNLGKLHNEGMEVNVSTQNINKSNFRWSTDLNFSYNRNELRELLGFDNDGDGEEDDLISEGLFIGESLDAIYALETDGEIWQIDEEIPNTADIGSYKITDTNGDGQITLDDRVILGNALPAFRWSMNNRFTYRNWSLSVFINSAMGNDNYYLGRDALVGTGFNGLNDMLWDNTTFPQGLDFWLPENPNARYQRLGVSVPNALNAARYIDRSFVRLQNVTLSYSLGQNVLDKLFDIENIRLFVSGRNLQTWTKWPGWDPETGEGITIGGRPVLRYYTFGLDVRF, from the coding sequence ATGTATTATAATGTACTTTCTGTAGCAAAATTTTTACTGTTCCTACTGCTATGTGGAGTGAGTGTTATTCCTTCGCTGGCCCAACAACCTTTGGCTTCGGTGAGATCAGTGGCCAACACGCATGCTCAGGATGATAAGACGATGAGCCTGGATCAGGTGCTGGAAAAAATCAAAGCACAGCACCAGGTCACTTTTGGTTATCAGGAAGACCTGGTAGCCGGAAAAACAGTTGAAACCCAGCGCTGGAAAAAACAGGAACTTAAGCAGGCTTTAGAAACGGTGTTGAAACCGCATGGACTGGAATTCAAACAGTTGGATGAGGTACACTTTGTCATTACACCTAAAGAAAATAAACTGCCTAAAAAAATACTTCCCAAAGAGGTAGGTGCAGATGACAATCAACACGTACCAAACAAAGTTAGTATGCTGACAAGCTTAGATCCTTTGTCCGTTCAGGAACATATGAGGCTGGCACAAACCATCAGCGGCCAGGTAACCGATGGAGAAAGTGGAGAACCTCTTCCTGGTGTCAATATTCTTGCAAAAGGGACAACAAAGGGCACTATTACAGATGGTGGAGGAAATTATAGACTGACTGTAAATGATGACGTTAAACTTTTGGTTTTTTCCTCAATTGGTTATTTGAGTGAAGAAGTTGAAATTAATGGAAGAAGCACCATTAATCTTTCACTAATGCCCGACATACAATCCCTTTCAGAAGTGGTAGTCATTGGATATGGGGCTCAGCGAAAAAAAGATCTGACTGGTGCCGTATCTAGTGTGAATGAAGAAGTAATACAAGAAAGGCCTGCTACATCCGTAGTCCAATCTTTACAAGGAGCTGTTGCAGGATTGAATGTTGGACAGGTAAATGCAGCAGGCGAAGAACCCACCTTATCCATACGTGGAAGAACTTCAATTTCGGGATCTCAAGACCCTTTAATTGTTTTGGATGGAGCTATTTTTAGAGGTAAGCTGATTGATATCAACCCAAATGATATTCAATCAATAGATGTGCTAAAAGATGCTAGTTCTACTGCTATCTATGGTTCACAGGCAGCTAATGGAGTTATTATTATTACAACCAAAAAAGGGGCAGGACGTGAGGGTTTGACTGTAAACTTTTCTATGTATTATTCCCTTATGGAGCCTACTAAAAAGTTTATACCAGAGAGTCCTAACCAGCTTAAAGATAGAGTTACCAGTGCTTATTTTATGGATAGCCGTACTGCTGCTTCAGGCTATTTGGATCCAAATCCTGATTTTGATGTAACATCAACTTCTAGGACCACAGACATCGCAAGAGCTTATGCTGAAAATATCGTTACAGATTGGTACGGTATTACCACTAACAAAAACTTAAATGCTCAAAATTATGACTTCTCCATTGCTAATCGAAATAGCCAGGGAGGATACTATTTATCAGCAGGGTACACTCAGCAAGATGGATATATGGTGAATGAAGATTATAACCGATTTAATACAAGAATAAATATAGATCATGATCTCACTGATTGGTTGGAGATAGGAGTACAATCATTCCTTACTTCCAGTGATTATTCAGGTCAGGAGGTTCCACCAAGCAACAGATATCTTTATATGCTTTATGCTCCTGCTTACGAAGCAGATGGGGTCACACTCTTACAAAATCCCAGAGGAGTAGGCACTAATATTTATAATCCGCTATTACTTATGCAGAGTGAAGATTTGGACAAACGTTTGAACCTATTTGGTAGCGCTTATGCAGATTTTAAAATCCCTTTCATTCAAGGGCTATCTTTCAAATCCAGGTTCAATGTCAATTCTATTAGGAATAGCCAGTACTATTACCAGCCCTACGCCAACAACTTTCTGGCTGAGGGGCAGAAGTATGAGGAAATAGGTGATAATTGGGTGAATGATAATATCTTGACTTATAATAGAATATTTAATAACAAACATAATATCAATGCGACAATTGCATATGGGAGAGAAAAGAGAAGATTTAATGCTACAACAGCTACAGCGTCTAATTTTATTTCTGATGCACTAGGATACAACCGCCTACAAGCAGGTAGTGCTGATCTACAATCTGTGGAAACTTTTGCCTGGGAGGAAACCAACTTATACCAACTCAACCGCTTATTTTATGGCTATGATGACAGGTACTTGCTTACATTTACAGTTAGAACGGATGGCTTCTCTGGATTTGGTGAAGATTATAAATACGGTACCTTCCCTTCAGCATCTTTCGCCTGGGTTTTGAGTGAAGAAAGTTTTTTTAAAGACAGGTTTGAATTTATAGATAATCTAAAAATAAGAGGCTCCTATGGTGCTAATGGTAATAGAACTGTAGGAAGATATGCAACCCTTTCCAGAGTGGCAGGTGGGTTTGATTACATCAATGGAGATGATGTGCCTGTTTATACCCAGGGAAATGCCACCCTTGCCAATCCCGATTTGAAATGGGAAACTACTATTGGGTACAACATTGGACTGGATTTCTCATTATTCAATGCAAAAGTTAGTGGTTCAATAAATTATTACAATACTAATACGGAAGATTTACTTTACGATGTGGATATTCCTGGAATCACAAGATTTGAAACTATTGCGGATAACTTAGGCAAACTCCATAATGAGGGTATGGAAGTAAATGTATCCACACAGAATATAAACAAAAGTAATTTCCGCTGGTCAACAGATCTTAATTTCTCCTATAACAGAAATGAGTTAAGGGAACTACTGGGGTTTGATAATGATGGAGATGGAGAAGAAGATGATCTGATTTCTGAAGGTTTATTTATCGGGGAGTCTCTGGATGCTATATATGCTCTCGAGACAGATGGTGAAATATGGCAAATTGATGAAGAGATTCCCAATACGGCAGATATTGGAAGCTATAAAATCACCGATACGAATGGTGACGGACAGATTACGCTTGATGATAGGGTAATACTGGGTAACGCCTTACCTGCCTTCCGGTGGAGTATGAATAATCGCTTTACATACAGAAATTGGTCTTTGTCAGTATTTATTAATTCTGCAATGGGAAATGACAACTATTATCTGGGAAGAGATGCTTTGGTAGGTACAGGGTTTAATGGTTTAAACGATATGCTATGGGATAATACAACTTTTCCTCAAGGATTAGATTTCTGGTTACCAGAAAATCCTAATGCACGTTACCAACGCTTAGGAGTAAGCGTACCTAACGCTTTAAATGCGGCTAGATATATTGACAGAAGTTTTGTGAGATTACAAAATGTGACACTCTCTTACTCATTAGGTCAAAATGTGCTAGATAAGTTATTTGATATTGAAAATATTAGGCTTTTTGTAAGTGGAAGAAACTTGCAAACCTGGACAAAATGGCCGGGGTGGGACCCTGAAACGGGAGAAGGAATAACGATAGGAGGAAGGCCAGTATTACGATATTATACTTTTGGTCTTGATGTGAGGTTTTAA
- a CDS encoding RagB/SusD family nutrient uptake outer membrane protein yields the protein MKTYKVKQFAIYKLLLLLSPLLWVACDNDEFLEEIPLDFYSPDNSYTSFDNFEASLYENYEVFRQSFYTTRDAFQSPRNTVNGTDMVQYDQNVGNLNNLLVPTSDFVYTSYWQPAYQIIYNANVILERSESEDTELTAEEKLKIQAEASFFRGYMYKLLADIYGGVPIVLQPETSPRRDFVRATRMETYQQAAEDLQFAAENLPLITEVDDSRISNLTAYHALAEAYLSLEQWDEAVTAASMAIDDPNTSLMTERFGSRVNDEFNPNFPWASGGDPYWDLFRQGNQNRSSGNTEALWVIQYAYNTPGGADGGYRWETASCPRTWRLNHLNNDGSYSNIIPFPNTYYGGRGAGQTKPSHYVYEVVWNRSGYDEDLRNADYNIIRDLKVNNPESDYHGQWVFGDNLPGVIESTTDTIRDWFPILAKIATMGDHPLDIWQDDQTIFGSISTSGGPANTTHRDIYQIRLAETYLVRAEAYLGAGDLESAAQDINIVRMRSNAPSIDAGDVNIDYLLDERARELAWEENRLQTLLRLGKLVERSREYGWIDYYDHQKLWPIPQSEIDKNTEAVLEQNPGY from the coding sequence ATGAAAACTTATAAAGTAAAACAGTTCGCTATTTATAAACTATTGTTACTATTAAGTCCGCTTTTATGGGTTGCTTGTGACAATGATGAATTTTTGGAAGAGATACCACTGGATTTTTATTCACCTGATAACTCCTATACATCTTTCGATAATTTTGAAGCATCGTTGTATGAAAACTATGAGGTTTTTCGGCAATCATTTTATACGACAAGAGATGCCTTTCAGTCGCCTAGAAATACGGTAAATGGTACTGATATGGTGCAATACGATCAAAATGTAGGTAACCTCAATAATCTACTTGTGCCTACTAGTGATTTTGTTTACACCTCCTATTGGCAACCAGCCTATCAAATCATATATAATGCAAATGTAATCCTTGAAAGATCTGAATCGGAGGATACAGAATTGACTGCAGAAGAAAAACTGAAAATTCAGGCAGAAGCAAGTTTCTTTCGTGGCTATATGTATAAGCTACTTGCAGATATTTATGGTGGTGTTCCAATAGTTCTGCAACCGGAAACAAGTCCAAGAAGAGATTTTGTCAGGGCTACCCGAATGGAAACTTATCAACAAGCTGCTGAAGATTTGCAATTTGCAGCCGAGAATCTGCCTCTAATCACTGAAGTAGATGACTCACGCATAAGTAATTTGACTGCATACCATGCTTTGGCTGAAGCCTATCTTTCATTAGAACAATGGGATGAGGCAGTTACAGCAGCCAGCATGGCAATTGATGACCCAAATACTTCTCTCATGACGGAGAGGTTTGGTTCTCGTGTAAACGATGAATTTAATCCTAATTTTCCCTGGGCCTCGGGTGGTGATCCCTACTGGGATCTTTTTAGACAGGGTAACCAGAACCGTTCTTCTGGTAATACAGAAGCACTATGGGTTATTCAATATGCCTACAATACTCCAGGTGGTGCCGATGGTGGTTACAGATGGGAAACAGCCTCCTGCCCCAGGACCTGGCGACTAAATCATCTTAATAATGATGGAAGCTACTCTAATATAATTCCCTTTCCTAATACATACTACGGTGGAAGAGGAGCCGGGCAAACCAAACCGAGTCATTACGTATATGAGGTAGTTTGGAACAGGAGTGGATACGACGAGGATTTGCGAAATGCAGATTATAATATTATCCGAGATCTAAAAGTAAATAATCCTGAGTCAGATTATCATGGTCAATGGGTTTTTGGAGATAACCTGCCTGGTGTGATAGAAAGTACAACTGATACTATCCGTGACTGGTTTCCTATACTGGCTAAAATAGCCACAATGGGAGATCATCCTCTGGATATATGGCAGGATGACCAAACCATATTCGGCTCTATATCAACTTCAGGAGGACCTGCTAACACTACGCATCGTGACATTTACCAGATAAGGCTCGCCGAAACCTACCTGGTAAGGGCTGAAGCCTATCTTGGGGCTGGAGATTTAGAATCAGCTGCCCAGGATATTAATATCGTAAGGATGCGTTCAAATGCCCCTTCCATAGATGCAGGAGATGTGAACATAGATTATCTATTAGATGAACGAGCCCGGGAACTGGCCTGGGAAGAGAACAGGCTGCAAACTCTGTTAAGGCTTGGTAAACTAGTGGAAAGATCAAGGGAGTATGGCTGGATAGACTATTATGACCATCAAAAACTATGGCCTATACCACAAAGTGAAATTGACAAGAATACAGAAGCTGTATTAGAACAAAATCCCGGGTATTAA
- a CDS encoding sulfatase-like hydrolase/transferase: protein MNTISRILIICSLIFGNTYAVFAQEILSDQSGMPDSEMPNIVLIMADDMGYESLGCNGSTEYSTPNLDQLAAQGIRFDHFFSQPLCTPSRVKIMTGKYNFRNYEDFGYLNPNQTTFGNLLKNAGYETCIAGKWQLNGLNQDNPGNEDVKRPYRFGFDEYCLWQLYHERAEGERFANPLITQNEKDLPRDKDAYGPQIFADYIKDFIDRKAGKPFFVYYPMVLVHDPFVPTPDSPEWADPARRYEKDTAYFADMVAYTDKIVGQIEDKLKEKGVWDNTIIIFTGDNGTHPSIISETVDGNVKGGKGKTINTGNHVPMIVSWPQQIKNGRVYNGVLDFADILPTLAEAAKVNTTQYHTDGQSFLSVIKGNSKPIKSETFIHYTPRWGKNTDLHNRWVMDRKYKLYQDGRFYNTQKDPDENKTLSNLTPKEQERREKFEAILQAKEKEFPYHWNKEEFKPGGEQGN, encoded by the coding sequence ATGAATACTATCAGTAGAATTTTGATTATTTGCAGTTTAATTTTTGGGAATACCTATGCTGTTTTTGCACAGGAAATACTATCTGATCAATCGGGGATGCCTGACTCAGAGATGCCTAATATTGTACTAATCATGGCAGATGATATGGGGTATGAAAGTTTGGGTTGTAACGGAAGCACTGAATATAGTACTCCCAATCTTGACCAATTAGCAGCCCAAGGCATCCGTTTTGATCATTTTTTTTCACAGCCCTTATGTACTCCTTCACGGGTGAAAATAATGACTGGGAAATATAACTTTAGAAACTATGAGGATTTCGGCTATCTTAATCCTAACCAGACAACCTTTGGTAACCTCCTTAAAAATGCTGGTTATGAAACATGTATTGCCGGAAAATGGCAGCTCAATGGATTGAATCAAGACAATCCGGGCAATGAGGATGTAAAGCGCCCTTATCGCTTTGGTTTTGATGAGTATTGTTTGTGGCAACTGTATCACGAACGAGCGGAGGGAGAAAGGTTTGCTAATCCATTGATTACCCAAAACGAAAAAGATCTACCCCGGGATAAAGACGCTTACGGACCACAGATTTTTGCTGATTATATTAAGGATTTTATTGATAGGAAGGCAGGAAAACCATTTTTTGTCTACTATCCCATGGTGCTGGTACATGATCCCTTCGTACCGACACCTGATTCCCCAGAATGGGCAGATCCTGCAAGGCGTTACGAAAAAGATACAGCTTACTTTGCTGATATGGTAGCATATACTGATAAGATAGTTGGGCAAATTGAAGACAAACTTAAAGAAAAAGGAGTTTGGGACAATACTATCATTATTTTCACTGGTGATAATGGCACCCACCCTTCTATTATTTCTGAAACTGTAGATGGAAATGTGAAAGGAGGAAAGGGTAAAACCATAAATACAGGTAACCATGTCCCTATGATTGTTAGCTGGCCACAGCAGATAAAAAATGGAAGAGTATATAATGGTGTATTAGATTTTGCCGATATTCTGCCTACTCTTGCTGAGGCTGCGAAAGTTAATACGACACAATATCATACTGACGGTCAAAGCTTTTTGTCAGTTATCAAAGGCAATAGCAAGCCAATCAAGAGTGAAACTTTTATACATTATACCCCTAGATGGGGTAAAAATACTGACCTACACAACCGGTGGGTAATGGACAGAAAATATAAGCTATATCAGGATGGAAGATTTTATAACACACAGAAGGATCCTGATGAGAACAAAACCTTATCTAACCTAACTCCCAAAGAGCAAGAGAGAAGGGAAAAGTTTGAGGCTATTTTACAGGCAAAAGAAAAAGAATTTCCTTATCACTGGAATAAAGAAGAGTTTAAACCAGGAGGAGAGCAGGGAAATTGA
- a CDS encoding sulfatase, whose translation MMIVLLIVDGCSSAKENEPNRPNILLLMSDNHSWNHLGCYGDPVVRTPNIDSLAQQGVRFTNAFCAAPSCTPARAAMLTGQDIWRLEEGANLWGTLPSDFQTYTDLLEKAGYLVGYQGKGWGPGNYEAGGRGRNPAGNQYDSFEAFFNKREKGQPFTYWFSSRNPHRPYELDAQGAQIDLAAIEVPPYLPDNDIVKGDMADYYAEVQDFDQQIAPFIQFLKEKGEMENTIVIICSDNGWQMPRGLANLYEFGTKIPLIITMPERFTGGRVIEDFVSLNDLAPTFLELAGIPLPNEMTAKSLVNLLTSDKSGRIEAERDYMVTARERHAFVREGGVGYGGRSIITKDFLYIRNYEPEQWPAGDPPLYGDVDAHMLHYPSPTKVYILKNKDREGVEKLFNLAFGKRPAEELYDLRDDPYQMDNVAEKADYNQTKNMLSEKLNAYLKSTNDPRVVGGEMAWEGAKYFQERDKTPTPSKSLQKELNLKEEYDYVK comes from the coding sequence ATGATGATTGTATTGCTGATCGTTGACGGATGTAGTTCAGCAAAGGAGAATGAGCCAAATAGACCTAACATTTTGTTATTAATGTCGGATAACCACTCCTGGAATCACTTGGGCTGCTATGGAGATCCTGTAGTAAGAACACCTAATATTGATAGTTTGGCTCAGCAGGGAGTAAGGTTTACCAATGCTTTTTGTGCCGCGCCTTCATGTACTCCTGCTAGAGCAGCTATGCTTACAGGTCAGGATATCTGGAGGCTTGAAGAGGGTGCTAACCTCTGGGGAACCTTACCTTCTGATTTCCAAACATATACAGATTTGCTAGAAAAAGCAGGGTATTTAGTAGGCTATCAGGGAAAAGGATGGGGACCTGGTAATTACGAAGCAGGAGGAAGAGGTCGTAATCCGGCAGGGAATCAATATGATTCGTTTGAAGCATTTTTTAATAAACGTGAAAAGGGACAGCCATTCACATATTGGTTTAGTTCTCGCAACCCGCACCGCCCTTATGAGCTAGATGCTCAAGGAGCACAGATTGACTTGGCAGCAATTGAAGTGCCTCCTTACTTACCTGACAATGATATTGTCAAAGGAGATATGGCTGATTATTATGCTGAGGTACAGGACTTTGACCAACAAATTGCTCCTTTCATCCAATTTTTGAAAGAGAAAGGAGAAATGGAAAATACAATAGTTATTATATGTAGCGACAATGGCTGGCAAATGCCTCGCGGATTAGCTAATCTATATGAATTTGGAACAAAAATACCACTGATCATTACCATGCCAGAAAGATTTACGGGAGGTCGGGTTATAGAGGATTTTGTAAGCTTGAATGATCTTGCCCCCACTTTTCTGGAGCTTGCAGGTATTCCTTTGCCAAATGAGATGACTGCAAAGAGTCTGGTGAACCTATTAACATCAGATAAAAGCGGAAGGATAGAAGCTGAGCGTGATTATATGGTTACTGCCAGAGAACGGCATGCTTTTGTTCGGGAAGGTGGTGTAGGTTATGGTGGACGTTCCATTATTACCAAGGATTTCCTGTATATCCGAAATTATGAACCTGAGCAGTGGCCGGCAGGTGATCCGCCTTTGTACGGCGATGTAGATGCCCATATGTTGCATTATCCTAGTCCTACCAAAGTTTATATACTTAAGAATAAGGATAGGGAGGGTGTGGAAAAACTATTTAACCTTGCTTTTGGAAAAAGACCTGCTGAAGAATTGTACGATCTTCGCGATGATCCTTATCAGATGGACAATGTTGCAGAAAAGGCTGATTATAATCAAACGAAAAACATGCTTTCAGAGAAACTAAATGCATATCTAAAAAGCACGAATGACCCCAGGGTAGTAGGGGGAGAGATGGCATGGGAAGGCGCTAAATATTTTCAAGAGAGAGATAAGACGCCCACGCCAAGTAAATCATTACAAAAAGAACTCAACCTAAAAGAAGAATATGATTATGTAAAGTAA
- a CDS encoding AfsR/SARP family transcriptional regulator produces MNTSKAFSSSRLVIKLLGEFTVFIDGQKLSNTAIKGRKARKLLKILAHQRKYQIVREHAIDILWPELKVKAASTQLYKAIYHIRQAFRKHNKGAEDWIKISENFLRIAPPGGLVTDLNLFQKFARTGLKDKKKTELESAASIYGGEFLPMERYAGWASFPREHFRQLYLDVLTYLAEVYEEQEEFSEAAEMLRYALDKEPTLEAAHQGLMRIFAKKGQSTRAFHQYNICKEILQEELGLALSPQTNKTLDDVQEGKFC; encoded by the coding sequence ATGAATACTTCAAAAGCATTTTCATCTTCCCGGCTTGTAATTAAGCTTCTTGGTGAGTTTACAGTTTTTATAGATGGGCAAAAACTTTCTAATACAGCAATTAAAGGTAGAAAAGCACGTAAGCTTCTCAAAATACTAGCCCATCAAAGGAAGTACCAAATAGTAAGGGAACATGCAATAGATATATTATGGCCTGAATTGAAAGTAAAAGCTGCTAGTACACAGCTGTATAAAGCGATATACCACATAAGACAGGCTTTCAGGAAGCATAATAAAGGAGCGGAGGATTGGATTAAGATTTCCGAGAATTTCCTACGAATTGCTCCCCCTGGAGGATTAGTTACAGATTTAAATCTTTTTCAAAAATTTGCACGAACAGGTTTAAAGGATAAGAAAAAAACTGAATTGGAAAGTGCTGCTTCTATTTATGGTGGAGAATTTTTACCTATGGAGCGCTATGCAGGATGGGCTTCATTTCCCCGTGAACATTTCCGCCAACTTTATCTTGACGTACTTACCTATCTAGCAGAAGTGTATGAAGAACAAGAAGAATTTTCTGAAGCTGCCGAAATGCTGCGGTATGCTCTGGATAAGGAACCTACACTTGAAGCAGCTCATCAGGGATTAATGCGGATATTTGCAAAAAAAGGACAAAGCACACGTGCATTTCATCAATATAATATTTGCAAAGAGATTCTCCAGGAAGAACTTGGGCTGGCTCTCTCTCCTCAAACGAATAAAACTTTGGATGACGTTCAGGAAGGAAAGTTCTGTTAA
- a CDS encoding HARBI1 family protein has translation MDLLYHFAPIVEEHYRHHDMKGQRRKMVRYQERSDSSLTGPVNKLLFILSYMKENPNQAYHGVMFSMSQGKVSLWVNQLSFLLEEALKKMGKMPHREVNKFYNFLYAYVELVMFMDVVERRIGRSPDYQVQKDHYSGKKGCHTLKNLLIANLEGELIYLGETFEGSVHDKSMYDQAELKFPDHRIAERWHSLWVDLGFLGLKAEGVEVYMPEKKPKGKELSNFQKELNTLIASIRVKVEHAIAGVKRLKIIRNQVRIHGWQKRDRMMYIACGLHNLRCQRWAT, from the coding sequence ATGGATTTATTATACCATTTTGCGCCAATAGTTGAAGAACATTATCGTCATCACGATATGAAAGGGCAACGTCGCAAGATGGTACGCTATCAGGAACGAAGTGACAGTAGTTTGACCGGTCCGGTCAATAAGTTACTTTTTATTCTTAGCTACATGAAAGAAAATCCCAACCAAGCATACCATGGAGTGATGTTCTCTATGAGTCAGGGAAAAGTTAGTTTATGGGTAAATCAGCTATCTTTTTTACTTGAAGAAGCTTTAAAGAAAATGGGTAAAATGCCCCATCGTGAAGTGAATAAGTTCTATAATTTCCTCTATGCCTACGTTGAATTGGTTATGTTTATGGATGTAGTGGAACGCAGGATAGGCCGTTCACCAGATTACCAAGTTCAGAAAGATCACTATAGCGGAAAAAAAGGGTGCCATACTTTGAAAAATCTGTTGATTGCCAACCTTGAAGGAGAGCTTATTTACTTAGGAGAAACTTTTGAAGGTAGCGTACATGATAAATCCATGTATGATCAGGCAGAACTTAAGTTTCCTGACCATCGGATCGCCGAGCGATGGCATAGTCTATGGGTGGACTTGGGTTTCCTGGGCCTTAAGGCAGAAGGCGTAGAAGTTTACATGCCTGAGAAGAAGCCCAAAGGAAAAGAACTTTCCAACTTCCAAAAAGAGCTGAATACACTCATTGCAAGTATTAGGGTTAAGGTGGAGCATGCTATTGCTGGAGTAAAAAGACTAAAAATTATTAGGAATCAGGTCAGAATACACGGATGGCAGAAAAGGGATAGGATGATGTATATCGCCTGTGGATTGCACAACCTCAGATGTCAGCGCTGGGCTACATAA